A single genomic interval of Hydrogenispora ethanolica harbors:
- a CDS encoding cobyrinate a,c-diamide synthase, with protein MIPGLVVAGTHSGAGKTTVMLGILAALSRRGLAVQGFKVGPDFIDPSFYQALTDREGENLDSWMTGAGGVRRIYQTATGGADLAVIEGVMGLFDGASPVTDESSTAEIAKLLNLPVVLVVDARSMARSVAALVKGFTEFDPRLRFAGIILNRVGSAKHFELLTQALAATTAIPVLGYLPKEREFCLAERHLGLVPYYEDSQLAERLAGLAEWFEKTVAVDRLIAAFAQPSLDSPPDLPPVTPLTRRVRIGVARDRAFGFYYQENWRLLRRAGAELVPFSPLSDATLPVGLDGLYLGGGYPELFVAELAANQGLLGQIKELIARDKPVYAECGGLLYLARSLRVGEQSFPMLGVLDLEIELGARLAALGYIEVSAAADNILLVQGETARGHEFHYTRICGGAEQADAYRSARGERLGFRRGNLLASYVHLHFGSNPGMAERWVRIAAECQS; from the coding sequence ATGATTCCCGGCCTGGTCGTTGCGGGCACCCATAGCGGCGCCGGGAAGACCACCGTGATGTTGGGGATCCTGGCGGCATTGTCCCGGCGCGGCCTGGCGGTCCAGGGTTTCAAGGTCGGCCCGGACTTTATCGACCCCTCTTTTTATCAGGCGCTCACGGACCGGGAGGGCGAAAATCTCGACAGTTGGATGACCGGAGCCGGCGGAGTGCGGAGAATCTACCAAACGGCCACCGGCGGGGCGGATTTGGCGGTCATCGAAGGCGTCATGGGTTTGTTCGACGGGGCCAGCCCGGTGACGGACGAAAGCTCTACGGCGGAGATCGCCAAACTGCTAAACTTGCCGGTGGTTCTGGTGGTCGATGCCCGCAGCATGGCCCGGAGCGTCGCCGCCCTGGTCAAAGGTTTCACCGAATTCGATCCCCGGTTGCGCTTTGCCGGAATCATCCTGAACCGGGTGGGCAGCGCTAAACATTTTGAGCTCCTGACCCAGGCGCTGGCGGCGACGACCGCGATACCGGTATTGGGCTACCTGCCCAAGGAGAGGGAGTTCTGCCTGGCGGAGCGGCATCTCGGCCTGGTTCCGTATTACGAGGATTCCCAATTGGCGGAACGGCTGGCGGGATTGGCGGAGTGGTTTGAGAAAACCGTCGCAGTGGACCGGCTGATCGCGGCATTCGCGCAACCCTCGTTGGATTCGCCCCCGGATCTGCCCCCAGTCACTCCGCTCACCCGGCGGGTGCGGATCGGCGTGGCCCGCGATCGGGCGTTCGGCTTTTATTATCAGGAAAACTGGCGCCTGCTGCGGCGGGCCGGCGCGGAGCTGGTGCCGTTCTCACCCCTGAGCGACGCGACGCTTCCCGTCGGACTGGACGGCCTGTATCTCGGAGGCGGCTACCCGGAGCTGTTCGTGGCGGAACTGGCCGCCAATCAGGGACTGCTGGGGCAGATAAAAGAATTGATAGCCCGGGACAAACCCGTTTACGCCGAATGCGGCGGCTTGCTCTATCTGGCCCGCTCGCTCCGGGTCGGAGAGCAAAGCTTCCCGATGCTGGGCGTGCTGGATTTGGAGATCGAGCTGGGCGCCAGACTGGCGGCGCTCGGCTATATCGAAGTCAGCGCGGCCGCGGACAACATTCTCCTGGTCCAGGGCGAGACGGCGCGCGGCCACGAATTTCACTATACCCGGATCTGCGGCGGCGCAGAGCAGGCCGACGCCTACCGGTCGGCCCGCGGCGAGCGGCTGGGTTTCCGGCGCGGCAATCTGTTGGCGTCTTATGTCCATCTCCATTTTGGCTCCAATCCGGGAATGGCGGAGCGCTGGGTGCGCATTGCGGCGGAATGCCAATCATAA
- the cobO gene encoding cob(I)yrinic acid a,c-diamide adenosyltransferase translates to MEKGIIQVYTGDGKGKTTAAVGQAVRAHGRGLRVIIFQLLKAADGTGEQSALAALNPPLPFQPLGSGQFIFKREATPEEIAQAEAGWEEIRRAIRSGAYDLIVIDEFSHALNKKLLPPESVLEVLREKPAGLELVLTGRNMPEAVLELADLVTEMRLIKHPYQKGIGARKGIEY, encoded by the coding sequence ATGGAAAAGGGAATCATTCAAGTTTACACCGGCGACGGCAAGGGAAAGACCACCGCCGCCGTCGGGCAGGCGGTCCGGGCCCACGGCCGGGGACTCCGGGTCATCATTTTTCAGCTGTTGAAGGCGGCGGACGGTACCGGCGAGCAGTCCGCCCTGGCGGCGCTGAACCCGCCGCTGCCGTTTCAGCCGCTGGGCAGCGGACAGTTCATCTTTAAACGGGAAGCCACGCCGGAGGAGATCGCGCAGGCCGAGGCCGGCTGGGAGGAGATCCGCCGGGCGATCCGTTCCGGAGCCTATGATCTGATCGTAATCGACGAATTCAGTCATGCGTTGAATAAAAAGCTATTGCCGCCGGAATCCGTCCTGGAAGTGCTGCGGGAGAAACCGGCCGGTCTGGAGCTGGTGCTCACCGGCAGAAACATGCCGGAGGCCGTTTTGGAACTGGCCGACTTAGTCACGGAAATGCGGCTCATCAAGCATCCCTATCAAAAAGGCATTGGGGCCAGAAAAGGAATCGAGTATTGA
- the hemC gene encoding hydroxymethylbilane synthase: MKPYLTIGTRGSRLALIQTRLAAERLQQAGFEITIKTILTEGDRKQHLSLRGTAGVGLFVREIERALLAGEIDLAVHSLKDLPVDLAPGLQLAAYLRREDPREALLTARGSDPVLRPGAVIGTSSLRRVVQLQTLYPAYQYREIRGNIDTRIRKMDQGEYDALVLALAGIKRLGAEERVGRIYSLDECLPAAGQGIIAVQVRADFSLQSRLYGALNDRAAELAARAERQFLKRLGGGCRLPIGAFAESGPDGRLAMRGMVADSAGTRLLRHHMNGSDAAPEELGAALAEWFLEKGIVDWC; this comes from the coding sequence TTGAAACCATATTTGACTATCGGAACCCGGGGCAGCCGGCTGGCGCTGATTCAGACCCGATTGGCGGCCGAACGGTTGCAACAGGCGGGTTTTGAGATAACCATCAAGACCATTCTCACCGAAGGCGACCGCAAACAGCATCTTTCCTTGCGGGGCACCGCCGGGGTAGGGCTGTTCGTGCGGGAGATCGAACGGGCCTTGCTAGCCGGGGAGATCGATCTGGCGGTTCACAGCCTGAAGGACCTGCCGGTGGATCTGGCGCCGGGACTGCAACTTGCCGCTTATCTGCGGCGCGAGGATCCCCGCGAAGCCTTGCTGACGGCCCGGGGGAGCGACCCGGTGCTGAGGCCCGGAGCGGTCATCGGCACCTCCAGCCTGCGGCGGGTAGTGCAGTTGCAAACCTTGTACCCGGCCTATCAGTACCGGGAGATCCGGGGCAATATCGATACCCGGATCCGCAAGATGGATCAGGGTGAATACGACGCCCTGGTGCTGGCGTTGGCCGGGATCAAGCGGCTGGGGGCGGAGGAACGGGTGGGCCGGATTTATAGCCTGGATGAGTGTTTGCCCGCGGCGGGCCAAGGAATCATCGCGGTCCAGGTCCGGGCGGATTTTTCGCTTCAATCCCGGCTGTACGGAGCGCTCAATGACCGGGCCGCCGAACTGGCGGCCCGGGCGGAACGGCAGTTTCTGAAACGGCTGGGCGGCGGCTGCCGCTTGCCCATCGGCGCTTTTGCCGAGTCCGGGCCGGACGGCCGGCTGGCCATGCGCGGCATGGTGGCTGACAGCGCCGGGACCCGCCTGCTGCGCCACCATATGAACGGGAGCGACGCCGCGCCGGAAGAACTTGGCGCGGCGCTGGCGGAATGGTTTTTGGAGAAAGGAATCGTGGACTGGTGTTAG
- the cobA gene encoding uroporphyrinogen-III C-methyltransferase, protein MLAEERKGLVYLVGAGPGDPGLLTLRGRQCLEQAEVVVYDRLLAPELLDYAPPEAEWIDVGKESGNHRVTQAEIDRLLVRLGRAGKRVVRLKGGDPFLFGRGGEEALALAAAGIPFVVVPGVSSALAVPAYAGIPVTHRGLAGGVTVLTGHETDAKHEGQIDWAQVGRSGETVVTLMGVANLRWIAGRLLANGLSPETPAAVIENGTTLRQRAIRGRLGEIADVATGAGVKPPAVFIVGAVVGLADRLEWRSAAQPLRGRRILVTRPQGQAAELAEAIRAQGGEPLAFPTIRIEGPLPVDPDFLRDRLNCADWLVFTSRNGVEHFFNQLYQAGLDARALYWLKFAVIGRTTGAALRERGIVADQMPPVYTAAELGKTLSSHVSGQSVLLARVADAPPELAAALRQSGAAVAELPVYRVEPDTRHAEWLREQLKQRRLDAITFTSPSTVRGLLGNIEGQLQWLAGVKIICIGPVTAEYARAAGLTVHATAANSGVREMVDCLVAEFRKD, encoded by the coding sequence GTGTTAGCGGAAGAGAGAAAGGGCCTCGTTTATCTGGTGGGCGCCGGACCCGGAGATCCCGGCCTATTGACGCTGCGCGGCCGGCAATGCCTGGAACAGGCCGAAGTGGTGGTGTACGACCGGCTGCTTGCGCCCGAGCTGCTGGATTACGCGCCGCCGGAGGCGGAATGGATCGATGTCGGCAAGGAGTCCGGCAACCACCGGGTCACCCAGGCGGAGATCGACCGGTTGCTGGTCAGGCTGGGCCGGGCCGGGAAACGCGTGGTCCGGTTGAAAGGCGGTGATCCGTTCCTTTTCGGCCGGGGCGGCGAGGAGGCCCTGGCCCTGGCGGCCGCCGGCATCCCCTTCGTGGTGGTTCCCGGGGTGTCATCCGCCTTGGCGGTGCCGGCCTATGCCGGGATACCCGTCACTCACCGGGGGCTGGCCGGCGGGGTTACCGTTTTAACCGGCCATGAAACCGACGCCAAACATGAAGGGCAGATCGACTGGGCGCAGGTGGGCCGGTCCGGCGAGACGGTGGTGACCCTGATGGGCGTCGCCAATCTGCGCTGGATTGCCGGACGGTTGCTGGCCAACGGTTTGAGCCCGGAGACCCCGGCGGCGGTGATCGAAAACGGCACCACGCTCCGGCAGCGGGCGATCCGCGGCCGGCTGGGGGAGATTGCCGACGTGGCCACCGGCGCCGGCGTGAAGCCGCCGGCCGTTTTCATCGTCGGAGCAGTGGTCGGACTGGCCGACCGTCTGGAATGGCGCTCCGCCGCGCAGCCGCTGCGGGGCCGGCGGATCCTGGTCACCCGCCCCCAAGGGCAGGCGGCCGAGCTGGCCGAGGCAATCCGGGCGCAGGGCGGCGAGCCGCTGGCCTTTCCGACCATCCGGATCGAGGGGCCGTTGCCGGTGGACCCGGACTTTTTGCGGGACCGGCTGAACTGCGCCGACTGGCTGGTTTTTACCAGCCGCAACGGCGTGGAGCATTTTTTCAACCAATTGTATCAGGCCGGTTTGGACGCGCGGGCGCTGTACTGGCTGAAATTTGCGGTCATCGGCCGGACCACCGGGGCGGCATTGCGCGAACGGGGGATCGTGGCCGATCAGATGCCGCCGGTTTATACAGCCGCCGAGCTTGGGAAGACGCTGTCCTCCCACGTATCGGGGCAGTCGGTTCTGTTGGCCCGGGTGGCCGACGCTCCGCCGGAGCTGGCGGCGGCGCTCCGCCAGAGCGGCGCGGCAGTGGCCGAACTCCCCGTTTACCGGGTCGAGCCGGATACCCGCCATGCCGAATGGCTCCGGGAGCAACTGAAGCAGCGCCGGCTGGATGCGATCACCTTCACCAGCCCATCGACCGTCCGGGGCTTGCTCGGCAATATCGAGGGGCAGCTCCAATGGCTGGCGGGAGTGAAGATCATCTGCATCGGCCCGGTCACCGCCGAATATGCCCGGGCAGCGGGCCTGACCGTTCACGCCACCGCCGCCAACAGCGGGGTGCGCGAGATGGTGGATTGCCTGGTGGCGGAGTTCCGTAAGGATTGA
- the hemB gene encoding porphobilinogen synthase: MPFPIQRLRRLRQNPAIRDIFRETVLRIDDLIYPLFVVPGTNVREELTSLPGNYHLSVDQLPREIAEITALGIQSVLLFGLPEWKDEIGSSAFQADGTVQRAIQTIKTYRPDLLVIADLCLCQYTSHGHCGVLKGCLIDNDVTLKILQQVALSYAKAGVDIIAPSDMMDGRVGAMRSILDANGFENLPILSYAAKYASAFYGPFREAADSAPQFGDRSTYQMDPANSDEAMREIASDIEEGADMIIIKPALSYLDILQRARQQFNIPAVAYNVSGEYAMVKAAAARGWVDGKRISLEILRSIKRAGASAIITYHAKEAAVWLREEGKYYG; this comes from the coding sequence ATGCCTTTTCCCATTCAACGCTTGCGGCGGTTGCGGCAGAACCCGGCGATCCGCGATATCTTCCGCGAGACCGTGCTGCGGATCGATGATCTGATTTACCCCTTGTTCGTGGTTCCCGGGACCAATGTCCGGGAGGAACTGACCTCCTTGCCCGGCAATTATCACCTCTCGGTGGATCAATTGCCGCGGGAGATCGCCGAGATCACCGCCTTGGGCATCCAAAGCGTGCTGCTGTTCGGTTTGCCCGAATGGAAGGACGAGATCGGCTCCAGCGCTTTCCAAGCCGACGGAACGGTCCAGCGGGCCATTCAGACGATCAAGACCTACCGTCCCGATCTGCTGGTCATCGCCGACCTCTGCCTCTGCCAGTACACTTCGCACGGCCATTGCGGCGTGCTCAAGGGTTGCCTGATCGATAACGACGTGACCTTGAAGATCCTGCAACAGGTGGCCCTATCATACGCCAAAGCCGGGGTGGACATCATCGCCCCCTCGGACATGATGGACGGCCGGGTGGGGGCGATGCGCAGCATTCTGGATGCCAACGGTTTCGAGAATTTGCCGATCCTGTCCTATGCCGCCAAGTACGCCTCCGCTTTCTACGGGCCGTTCCGGGAGGCGGCTGATTCGGCGCCGCAATTCGGCGACCGTTCGACCTATCAGATGGATCCGGCCAACAGCGACGAGGCGATGCGGGAGATCGCCTCCGATATCGAGGAGGGCGCCGACATGATCATCATCAAGCCGGCCCTGAGCTACCTGGACATTCTGCAGCGCGCCCGGCAGCAGTTCAACATCCCGGCGGTGGCTTACAATGTCAGCGGCGAGTATGCCATGGTCAAGGCGGCCGCCGCCCGGGGCTGGGTCGACGGCAAACGGATCAGCCTGGAGATTTTGCGGTCGATCAAACGGGCCGGCGCATCGGCCATCATTACCTACCACGCTAAAGAGGCGGCGGTCTGGTTGCGGGAGGAAGGGAAGTATTATGGCTGA
- the hemL gene encoding glutamate-1-semialdehyde 2,1-aminomutase yields the protein MAEPIRPERSGQLFERALRSIPGGVNSPVRAFRSVGGTPRFIAKGSGAYLWDVDGRRYLDFVGSWGPLILGHARPEILAALERVMADGTSFGAPTEAEVVLAETILAAFPGMDQVRLVNSGTEATMSAIRLARAHTGRSLLVKFAGCYHGHSDSLLVKAGSGAATLGVPDSLGVTAAVSGQTLILPFNDGEALAEAFAARGGEIAAVIVEPFPGNMGLVLPHPGYLEELRRLTAASGAALIFDEVITGFRVAYGGVQTLYGIEPDLTCLGKIIGGGLPVGAYGGKRELMALLAPEGPVYQAGTLSGNPLAVAAGLTTLRLLQELQPYPELAQRTAAFAAELRALFERAGIPATVNQAESLFTVFFNPGPVVDYESASRSDRERYARFFHAMLERGFYFSPGQFETCFLSTAHGSADLEQALSAVRDALPELGGR from the coding sequence ATGGCTGAACCCATCCGTCCGGAGCGTTCCGGACAGCTTTTCGAGCGGGCGCTCCGCTCGATCCCCGGCGGAGTGAACAGCCCGGTGCGGGCGTTCCGCTCGGTCGGCGGAACGCCGCGCTTTATCGCCAAGGGTTCCGGAGCCTATTTGTGGGACGTCGACGGCCGGCGCTATCTGGATTTCGTCGGCTCGTGGGGGCCCCTGATCCTGGGCCATGCCCGGCCGGAGATCTTGGCCGCCCTGGAGCGGGTCATGGCCGACGGGACCAGCTTCGGAGCGCCCACCGAGGCCGAAGTGGTCCTGGCGGAGACGATTCTGGCGGCCTTCCCCGGCATGGACCAGGTCCGCCTGGTCAACTCGGGCACCGAGGCCACCATGAGCGCCATCCGCTTGGCCCGGGCCCATACCGGCCGGAGTTTGCTGGTGAAATTCGCCGGCTGTTACCACGGGCATTCCGACAGCTTGCTGGTGAAGGCCGGCTCCGGAGCGGCCACTCTGGGCGTTCCGGATTCGCTGGGGGTGACGGCCGCGGTTTCCGGCCAAACCCTGATCCTGCCGTTTAACGACGGGGAAGCCTTGGCGGAGGCCTTTGCCGCCCGGGGCGGGGAGATCGCGGCGGTGATCGTGGAGCCGTTCCCCGGCAACATGGGACTGGTGCTGCCCCATCCGGGGTATCTGGAGGAGCTGCGGCGGCTGACCGCCGCCAGCGGCGCGGCCTTGATCTTCGACGAAGTGATCACCGGTTTCCGGGTCGCTTACGGCGGAGTGCAGACCCTTTACGGCATCGAGCCCGACCTGACCTGCCTGGGCAAGATCATCGGCGGCGGCCTGCCGGTGGGGGCCTACGGCGGCAAACGGGAGCTGATGGCGTTATTGGCCCCGGAAGGCCCGGTCTACCAGGCCGGAACCCTCTCCGGCAACCCGCTGGCGGTGGCCGCCGGCCTGACTACCCTGCGGCTGTTGCAGGAGCTGCAACCCTACCCCGAACTGGCCCAAAGGACCGCTGCCTTTGCCGCGGAGCTGCGGGCCCTGTTCGAGCGGGCCGGGATCCCGGCCACCGTCAATCAGGCGGAATCGCTGTTCACCGTCTTTTTCAACCCCGGCCCGGTCGTGGACTACGAGAGCGCCAGCCGGAGCGACCGGGAGCGTTACGCCCGGTTCTTCCACGCCATGCTGGAGCGGGGTTTTTATTTCAGCCCCGGACAGTTCGAGACCTGTTTCCTTTCGACCGCCCACGGCAGCGCCGATCTGGAACAGGCGTTAAGCGCGGTCCGGGATGCCCTGCCGGAACTGGGAGGCCGCTGA
- a CDS encoding cobyric acid synthase, giving the protein MPARTVMIQGTSSSVGKSLIVAGLCRVFREDGYRVAPFKSQNMALNSAVTPDGCEISRSQTMQAEAARVTPTVAMNPVLLKPKGDRRAQVILRGKPFGDFEARQYREEVTGQALETVRECLEELRRDYQIVVIEGAGSPAEINLRAHDIANMTIAAMADAPVILVGDIDRGGCLAALVGTMELLAPEERRRVKGIIINKFRGDRGLLQPGLDFLEERLGLPILGVLPYVRLELPEEDSLGLPDGPARGGAGIVAGVIRLPRIANFTDFDALRCDPGVTVRYIERPDELDGVDLIILPGTKNTTADLAWLRQSGLAERIAALAERTLILGICGGYQMLGREIHDPAGLESELPQLPGLGLLPVITRFEARDKTLRQVDAVWPDGAGTDHPIQGYEIHQGISEITGNANLFRLADGGWEGCQLEQRLFGTYLHGCLDNDFFRNHLLRLARRRKGLPDQPAGPSFREVREGSYRRLAAVLRQHLDLATIYEWMGFERGSA; this is encoded by the coding sequence ATGCCGGCCCGGACCGTAATGATTCAAGGGACCTCCTCCAGCGTGGGCAAGAGCCTGATCGTCGCCGGCCTCTGCCGGGTCTTCCGGGAGGACGGCTACCGGGTGGCCCCTTTCAAGTCGCAGAACATGGCCCTCAATTCGGCGGTGACCCCCGACGGTTGCGAGATCAGCCGCTCCCAGACGATGCAGGCCGAGGCGGCCCGGGTGACGCCGACGGTGGCCATGAATCCGGTGCTGCTGAAGCCGAAGGGGGACCGCCGGGCCCAGGTCATTTTGAGAGGAAAACCGTTCGGGGACTTCGAGGCCCGCCAGTACCGGGAGGAAGTGACGGGCCAGGCGCTGGAGACCGTCCGGGAATGCCTGGAGGAATTGCGCCGGGACTATCAGATCGTGGTGATCGAGGGAGCGGGCAGTCCGGCCGAGATTAACCTGCGCGCCCACGACATCGCCAATATGACCATCGCCGCGATGGCCGACGCTCCGGTGATCCTGGTGGGCGACATCGACCGGGGCGGCTGCCTGGCCGCGCTGGTCGGAACGATGGAGCTCCTGGCGCCGGAGGAACGGCGGCGGGTGAAGGGCATCATCATCAATAAATTCCGGGGCGACCGGGGACTGCTCCAGCCCGGCCTGGATTTCCTGGAGGAGCGGCTCGGCCTGCCGATCCTGGGCGTTTTGCCCTATGTCCGGCTGGAGCTGCCGGAGGAAGATTCGCTGGGATTGCCCGACGGGCCGGCGCGCGGCGGTGCCGGGATCGTGGCCGGTGTGATCCGGCTGCCGCGGATCGCCAATTTTACCGACTTCGACGCGTTGCGCTGCGATCCCGGGGTGACGGTCCGTTACATCGAACGCCCGGACGAGCTGGACGGGGTCGACCTGATCATCCTCCCCGGCACCAAGAACACCACCGCCGATCTGGCCTGGCTGCGCCAGAGCGGGCTGGCGGAGCGGATCGCCGCCTTGGCGGAGCGGACCCTGATCCTCGGCATCTGCGGCGGCTACCAGATGCTGGGCCGGGAGATTCACGACCCGGCGGGGCTGGAGTCGGAGCTGCCGCAGCTGCCGGGTCTGGGCCTTCTGCCCGTCATTACCCGTTTCGAAGCCCGGGACAAGACGCTCCGGCAGGTGGACGCGGTCTGGCCGGACGGCGCCGGGACGGACCATCCGATCCAGGGGTATGAGATCCATCAGGGGATCAGCGAGATCACCGGCAACGCCAATCTGTTCCGCCTGGCGGACGGGGGCTGGGAAGGCTGCCAGCTGGAGCAGCGGCTCTTCGGGACCTATCTCCATGGCTGCCTGGACAATGATTTCTTCCGCAACCACCTGCTCCGGCTGGCCCGGCGGCGGAAGGGGCTGCCGGACCAGCCGGCCGGCCCATCCTTCCGGGAGGTCCGCGAGGGGAGTTACCGGCGACTGGCGGCGGTGCTCCGCCAGCATCTCGATCTGGCGACGATCTATGAATGGATGGGGTTCGAACGTGGCAGCGCCTAA
- the cbiB gene encoding adenosylcobinamide-phosphate synthase CbiB — protein MAAPNLLTVLSGLGVDGLVGDPPRLPHPVVGLGWVIAGLERWLNRPGRSPLLLRWLGILTVGLVVGLAFGATLLLLEWLGPVGWLYWPVNAWLMGTTVARRGLQEAGSAIYRALRNGDLAAARAEAGKIVGRDTGGLGEAEVVRAGVESVAENTVDGIIAPLCYGLLGGTPLAMAYRAVNTLDSMLGYKNERFRHFGWAAARLDDLANYLPARLTGLLLVAAAGLLGGAARQSWRIMRRDARKHPSPNGGWPEAAVAGALGIRLGGFNVYHGRTSFRAYLGNPDRPLEAEDLRRAVRLLNGATVLWLVLAAVIGLGMQG, from the coding sequence GTGGCAGCGCCTAATTTGCTGACGGTTCTCAGCGGGCTGGGCGTCGACGGACTGGTGGGCGACCCGCCGCGGCTGCCCCATCCGGTGGTGGGGCTGGGATGGGTCATCGCCGGGCTGGAACGATGGCTGAACCGGCCGGGCCGTTCGCCGCTCCTCCTGCGCTGGCTGGGCATTCTCACCGTCGGCCTGGTGGTGGGCCTGGCCTTCGGAGCGACGCTGCTGCTCTTGGAATGGCTTGGCCCCGTCGGCTGGCTGTATTGGCCGGTCAACGCCTGGCTGATGGGAACCACCGTGGCCCGGCGCGGCTTGCAGGAGGCGGGGAGCGCCATCTACCGCGCCTTGCGGAACGGCGATCTGGCGGCGGCCCGGGCGGAAGCGGGAAAGATCGTCGGCCGGGACACCGGCGGCCTGGGGGAGGCGGAAGTGGTCCGGGCCGGCGTGGAATCGGTGGCTGAGAATACCGTGGACGGGATCATCGCTCCGCTCTGTTACGGCCTGCTGGGCGGGACGCCGCTGGCCATGGCCTACCGGGCCGTCAATACGCTCGATTCGATGCTGGGCTATAAGAACGAGCGTTTTCGCCATTTCGGCTGGGCCGCCGCCCGGCTGGACGATCTGGCCAACTATCTCCCGGCCCGGCTGACCGGGCTGCTGCTGGTGGCCGCCGCCGGGCTGCTGGGCGGCGCTGCCCGGCAGTCCTGGCGGATCATGCGGCGGGACGCCCGGAAGCACCCCAGCCCCAACGGAGGCTGGCCGGAGGCGGCCGTCGCCGGGGCGCTGGGGATTCGCCTGGGCGGCTTCAATGTGTATCACGGCCGAACCTCATTCCGGGCTTATCTGGGGAACCCCGACCGCCCCCTGGAAGCGGAGGATCTGCGGCGCGCCGTCCGCCTGCTGAACGGGGCGACGGTTTTATGGCTAGTGCTCGCCGCAGTCATCGGGCTGGGAATGCAAGGCTAA
- the cobT gene encoding nicotinate-nucleotide--dimethylbenzimidazole phosphoribosyltransferase encodes MNGLQNTLKRIQGLDQQAIQAIRVYEDTLTKPPGSLGVLESIAAQLGGITGQAFPEVAAPKAVVVMAADHGVVAEGVSAFPQEVTVQMVANFCNGGAAINVLARHAGADVVVVDVGVAAPIDHPQVISKKVRLGSANMAQGPALTREEAVQALEVGIAVAGELIDRGYRLLATGEMGIGNTTASSAIVAAFTGQAAAAVTGRGTGLDAAAVGRKAAVIDRALAVNRPDPADPLDVLAKVGGLDIAGLAGLILGAAARRVPVVIDGFISSAAALVAARLAPLASGYMIASHCSAEAAHRRLLELLGLKPLLELEMRLGEGTGAVLAFGIIDAALKTLREMATFESAGVAKGEA; translated from the coding sequence ATGAATGGATTGCAAAATACCCTGAAGCGGATTCAAGGCCTGGATCAACAGGCGATTCAGGCGATCCGGGTCTATGAGGATACGTTGACCAAACCGCCGGGGAGCCTCGGAGTACTGGAAAGCATCGCCGCCCAGCTGGGCGGGATCACGGGCCAGGCCTTTCCGGAGGTGGCCGCGCCAAAGGCGGTGGTGGTAATGGCCGCTGACCACGGCGTGGTGGCCGAGGGGGTCAGCGCCTTTCCCCAGGAAGTCACGGTCCAGATGGTGGCCAACTTTTGTAACGGCGGCGCGGCCATCAATGTGCTGGCCCGCCACGCCGGGGCGGATGTCGTGGTGGTGGATGTCGGGGTCGCCGCGCCCATCGACCATCCCCAGGTCATCTCCAAAAAAGTCCGCTTGGGAAGCGCCAATATGGCGCAGGGTCCGGCGCTGACCCGGGAAGAAGCGGTCCAAGCCCTGGAAGTGGGGATCGCGGTGGCCGGGGAGCTGATCGACCGGGGCTACCGGCTCCTGGCCACCGGCGAGATGGGCATCGGCAATACCACCGCCTCCAGTGCGATCGTGGCCGCCTTCACCGGCCAGGCCGCTGCGGCGGTGACCGGCCGGGGCACCGGGCTGGATGCGGCGGCGGTCGGCCGCAAGGCGGCGGTGATCGACCGGGCGCTGGCGGTCAACCGGCCCGACCCGGCCGACCCCCTGGATGTTCTCGCCAAGGTTGGCGGCCTGGACATCGCCGGCCTGGCCGGACTGATCCTGGGAGCGGCGGCCCGGCGGGTTCCGGTGGTGATCGACGGCTTCATCAGCAGCGCCGCCGCGCTGGTGGCGGCGCGCCTGGCCCCTCTGGCGTCCGGCTACATGATCGCCTCGCACTGCTCGGCGGAGGCGGCGCACCGCCGCTTATTGGAGCTCCTGGGCCTGAAACCCCTTCTCGAACTGGAGATGCGCTTGGGCGAAGGGACCGGCGCGGTGCTGGCCTTCGGCATTATCGATGCCGCGTTGAAAACCCTGCGGGAGATGGCGACCTTCGAATCGGCCGGCGTCGCCAAAGGGGAAGCATGA
- the cobU gene encoding bifunctional adenosylcobinamide kinase/adenosylcobinamide-phosphate guanylyltransferase — protein MNPPHVLVTGGARSGKSRFAEKLAAESAAPVVYVATAAPLDEEMRRRIAAHRERRPPEWETVEEPLDLAGVLRRSRAGTTVLIDCLTLYVSNWLFAHEGEDPAAREALFGATLHDLASALRDCPAGVILVAGEVGLGIVPENALARSFRDLAGLANQALAAACDQVYLVVSGIPVRIKG, from the coding sequence ATGAACCCGCCGCATGTGCTGGTCACCGGCGGGGCCCGTTCCGGCAAAAGCCGCTTCGCCGAGAAATTGGCGGCGGAGTCGGCCGCTCCGGTGGTCTATGTGGCCACCGCCGCGCCGCTCGATGAGGAGATGCGGCGGCGCATCGCCGCTCACCGGGAGCGGCGGCCGCCCGAATGGGAGACGGTGGAGGAGCCTCTGGATCTGGCGGGAGTACTCCGCCGCTCCCGGGCCGGGACGACCGTGTTGATCGATTGTCTGACCTTGTACGTCAGCAACTGGCTCTTCGCCCACGAGGGGGAGGACCCGGCGGCGCGAGAGGCGCTTTTCGGCGCGACCCTCCATGACCTGGCGTCGGCCCTCCGGGACTGCCCCGCCGGAGTGATCCTGGTTGCGGGCGAAGTGGGGCTGGGCATCGTCCCCGAGAATGCCCTGGCGCGGAGTTTCCGCGATCTGGCGGGGCTCGCCAATCAAGCGCTGGCCGCAGCCTGCGACCAGGTCTATCTGGTGGTCAGCGGAATACCGGTGCGGATCAAAGGGTGA